A genome region from Microplitis mediator isolate UGA2020A chromosome 4, iyMicMedi2.1, whole genome shotgun sequence includes the following:
- the LOC130666661 gene encoding toll-like receptor 7, which translates to MAPRCSWMPRMYVMIVSLLWLLATTTLEGVLGSCHWSSDGNDTRSAVCNVRTLDPSGVAALFPPLEGAFKLRLDCSNVHHFESIISGESWNRLSGLHELSIDSCKILRIPEAAFQPLNELKRLSLRTLNVEWSAGRTLELVPEALAGLRELQALEIVDSNLRVLPRNVLCGLNNLQILNLTGNQFREISEVGLADVRANRANCHADIRTLDLSHNEIRNLPEDSPLSGLRQLQELYLQHNSIGEIASDALTGLTSLRVFNVSYNSLDTLPEALFASTRDLREIHLQHNELRNLPRGTFTRLEQLLVLNLADNRLGSDTVDEMTFLGLIRLIVLDLSFNSLTRIDAKMFKDLFFLQILDLHNNSISHIESNAFLPLYNLHTLELSDNNLHSLGPQLLNGLFVLNRLTLSGNQIKAMDPLAFRNCSDLKELDLSGNQLTAIPEALRDLTFLKTLDLGENKITDFHNGSFKNLNQLTGLRLIGNEIGNLSRGMLWDLPNLQILNLARNKVQHVERDAFERNTRLEAIRLDGNFLSDINGIFASIASLLLLNLSENHIEWFDYAFIPRNLKWLDIHGNFIESLGNYYQIRDLKVRTLDASHNRITELMPLSVPDSVELLFINNNYITNVHANTFTDKVNLTRVDMYANMIETMELAALRLTPVPEGKFLPEFYIGGNPFNCNCSMDWLPVINNMSALRQHPRVMDLDNAMCRISGPRGTAIVPASIARPEQFLCRYEAHCFALCHCCDFDACDCEMTCPSDCKCYHDQTWNTNVVDCSGLGTQDIPRRIPMDATEVYLDGNDFRELQNHVFIGRKNMRVLYVNASGIESIQNRTFNGLNNLQILHLEDNKIHELKGFEFEHLAHLRELYLQNNLIGFIGNLTLLPLRSLEILRLNGNRLVTFPVWQVTLNTRLVDLSLGGNPWSCRCKFLQELSSWVSDNAHKVIDASDVWCYNNDARPAYRRRLNVNETACSDYYAQGGVIESIMVSDYLPMVAATLSAVLLLLVITVLAFIFREPVRTWAYSRYGVRFWAKSTQSEDKERLYDGYFCYSPKDEDFVLHSLAVELEHGPSGLRLCLHHRDLPCLRAAAPVVLEAAEASKRVIIVLTRNFLQTEWSRFEFRAAVHEALRGRPGQLVVVQAGPVAPEAEADPELRPYLRTATTLRWGEKRFWERLRFAMPPGDALRHKSSSLYRRNVNTYTLEGRPEKETSTLRVHGHIAGHHHHHPLFKDAPELLQAPPAYSSAAVLGQNNQGRLGESGGVGSANRDSSMSSSTTANPSPRLTMNRAYQEGPVDAINESRRPLSEHIYSSIDSDYSTLERNAWRQQQHPPPGQAYLV; encoded by the coding sequence atgGCACCGAGATGCAGCTGGATGCCGAGGATGTATGTGATGATAGTGAGTTTGTTGTGGTTACTGGCAACGACAACGCTGGAGGGTGTGTTGGGATCATGTCACTGGTCATCCGACGGCAATGACACGAGATCCGCGGTCTGCAATGTAAGAACACTGGATCCATCGGGTGTTGCTGCGCTATTTCCGCCACTAGAGGGTGCATTCAAATTACGTCTCGATTGTAGTAATGTGCATCACTTTGAGAGTATAATTAGCGGGGAAAGCTGGAACCGGTTGAGCGGTTTGCACGAGCTTAGCATTGatagttgtaaaatattacgtATTCCTGAAGCGGCGTTTCAACCGTTGAACGAACTAAAACGTCTATCGCTGAGGACACTGAACGTCGAATGGAGTGCTGGGCGTACACTAGAACTGGTACCAGAAGCCCTAGCTGGACTTAGGGAACTTCAAGCACTTGAGATAGTCGATAGCAATCTCAGGGTTTTACCTCGGAATGTATTGTGCGGTCTTAACAATCTCCAAATTCTCAATTTGACCGGGAATCAATTCCGTGAAATCAGTGAGGTTGGACTGGCAGACGTACGTGCCAATCGTGCCAATTGTCACGCAGACATACGCACACTCGATCTCTCGCATAACGAGATAAGGAATTTACCCGAGGATAGCCCATTGTCGGGTCTGAGACAATTACAAGAACTCTATTTGCAGCATAATTCAATTGGCGAGATAGCCAGTGATGCACTTACTGGACTTACTAGCTTACGTGTATTTAATGTCAGTTACAATTCACTTGATACACTGCCAGAAGCACTGTTTGCAAGTACACGAGATCTAAGAGAAATTCATTTACAGCACAATGAATTACGTAATTTACCTCGAGGTACATTCACACGCCTTGAACAGCTTTTGGTGTTAAATTTGGCAGATAATCGTCTTGGTAGTGACACTGTAGATGAAATGACATTTTTAGGATTAATAAGACTTATTGTACTTGATCTTTCGTTCAATTCATTAACACGAATTGACGCTAAGATGttcaaagatttattttttcttcaaatactTGATTTGCATAATAATTCTATTTCACACATTGAGAGTAATGCATTTCTACCACTTTATAATTTACATACTTTGGAATTATCCGACAACAATTTGCATTCACTGGGACCACAACTTCTCAATGGACTGTTTGTATTAAATCGTTTGACACTGTCAGGAAATCAAATAAAAGCAATGGATCCACTGGCATTTCGCAACTGCTCTGATTTGAAAGAACTTGACTTGAGTGGGAATCAATTAACGGCGATACCTGAAGCTCTGAGagatttaacatttttgaaGACACTTGATTTGGGTGAAAACAAAATAACAGATTTCCACAACGGATCCTTCAAAAATCTAAACCAACTCACGGGATTACGTCTAATTGGGAATGAAATCGGTAATTTATCACGTGGGATGCTGTGGGATTTGCCCAATTTGCAGATATTAAATTTGGCGAGAAACAAAGTGCAACACGTTGAACGTGATGCATTTGAACGTAATACACGTCTAGAAGCTATTCGCCTCGATGGAAATTTTCTTTCCGATATTAACGGTATATTTGCAAGTATCGCAAGTTTACTTCTGCTTAATTTATCGGAAAATCACATTGAGTGGTTCGATTACGCCTTTATACCCCGTAATCTAAAGTGGTTAGATATAcatggtaattttattgagagtttgggtaattattatcaaatacGTGATTTAAAAGTACGTACTTTGGATGCAAGTCATAACCGTATTACTGAATTAATGCCTCTATCTGTGCCTGACAGTGTTGAATTAttgttcataaataataattacattacaaATGTACATGCCAATACGTTTACGGACAAAGTTAATTTAACGAGAGTCGATATGTATGCCAATATGATTGAAACAATGGAATTGGCAGCATTGAGATTGACACCAGTACCTGAGGGTAAATTTCTACCGGAATTCTATATCGGTGGTAATCCTTTCAATTGTAACTGTTCGATGGACTGGCTGCCTGTTATCAATAACATGAGTGCGCTGCGACAGCATCCGCGGGTTATGGATTTAGACAATGCAATGTGTCGCATATCGGGTCCTCGTGGTACAGCAATAGTGCCTGCATCAATAGCTAGACCAGAACAATTTTTATGTCGTTATGAGGCACACTGTTTCGCTCTGTGTCACTGTTGTGATTTTGATGCTTGTGATTGTGAAATGACATGCCCGTCTGACTGTAAGTGTTATCATGATCAAACGTGGAATACGAATGTTGTAGATTGTTCGGGTCTCGGTACACAAGACATACCTCGTCGTATACCTATGGATGCTACCGAAGTTTATTTGGACGGTAATGATTTTAGAGAATTACAAAATCACGTATTTATCGGTCGTAAAAATATGCGCGTATTATACGTTAACGCCAGTGGTATTGAGTCAATACAAAACCGTACATTCAATGGATTAAACAATTTGCAGATATTGCATCTCGAAGACAATAAAATACACGAGCTTAAGGGATTTGAGTTTGAGCATCTTGCACACCTGCGCGAGCTATACCTGCAGAACAACTTGATAGGTTTCATTGGTAATCTCACCCTATTGCCATTGAGATCATTGGAAATTCTGAGGCTCAATGGAAACCGTCTTGTCACGTTTCCGGTTTGGCAAGTCACTCTCAATACCCGTTTAGTGGATCTATCGCTCGGGGGCAATCCCTGGTCATGTCGCTGTAAATTTCTGCAAGAGCTGTCCTCTTGGGTTTCTGACAATGCTCACAAAGTTATTGACGCAAGTGACGTTTGGTGCTATAATAATGATGCTCGTCCTGCATACCGACGTCGTCTCAATGTTAATGAGACAGCATGCTCGGATTACTATGCACAAGGTGGTGTTATTGAAAGTATTATGGTATCTGATTACTTACCAATGGTAGCTGCTACATTATCAGCAGTATTATTACTCCTGGTAATTACAGTCTTGGCATTTATATTCCGTGAACCAGTGCGCACGTGGGCTTACTCTCGTTACGGTGTAAGGTTCTGGGCAAAGTCAACACAATCTGAAGACAAAGAACGTCTCTATGACGGTTACTTTTGTTACAGTCCTAAAGACGAAGACTTTGTATTACATTCGCTGGCAGTTGAACTTGAGCATGGACCAAGTGGTCTACGACTGTGTCTTCATCATCGGGATCTTCCGTGCCTAAGGGCAGCTGCGCCTGTTGTTTTAGAGGCTGCCGAAGCTTCTAAACGGGTCATCATAGTGCtgacaagaaattttttacaaaccgaGTGGTCGCGTTTTGAATTTCGTGCGGCAGTACACGAGGCCCTGAGGGGACGGCCAGGTCAATTAGTTGTTGTACAAGCCGGCCCAGTTGCACCAGAGGCGGAAGCGGATCCCGAATTAAGGCCATACCTGCGTACCGCGACAACGCTCAGGTGGGGCGAAAAACGATTCTGGGAAAGACTGAGGTTCGCTATGCCACCTGGTGATGCACTCAGGCACAAATCCTCGTCGCTGTACAGAAGAAATGTCAACACATACACTCTTGAGGGTCGGCCGGAAAAAGAAACATCGACACTGAGAGTTCACGGTCACATAGCgggtcatcatcatcatcatccgCTGTTCAAGGACGCACCAGAGTTACTTCAAGCACCACCGGCTTACTCAAGCGCCGCAGTTCTCGGTCAAAATAATCAAGGAAGGCTGGGTGAAAGTGGTGGGGTCGGAAGTGCTAATAGAGATAGTTCAATGAGCAGCTCAACAACAGCTAATCCAAGTCCGAGGCTGACTATGAATCGTGCGTATCAAGAGGGACCTGTCGATGCAATCAATGAAAGTAGACGACCACTGTCTGAACACATTTACTCGTCAATTGATTCCGATTATTCGACACTCGAGCGAAATGCCTGGAGACAACAGCAGCATCCACCACCTGGACAAGCCTATCTCGTGTAA